The Kineothrix sp. MB12-C1 genome includes a window with the following:
- a CDS encoding ABC transporter ATP-binding protein: protein MNEPLKHKEENILEVSHLKKYFPIKDGVFSREVGQVKAVDDVSFSIKRGTTMGLVGESGCGKSTTGRTILRLIDKTDGQVLFNGKDVNALNKRELRSLRPKMQIIFQDPYSSLSPRLPVGEIIGEAVREHNLVPKNELDDHVTRIMAACGLQTYHKDRYPHEFSGGQRQRICIARALALNPEFIVCDEPVSALDVSIQAQIINLLKDLQEEFGLTYLFISHDLSVVEHISDTVGVMYLGSIVETGSTEDIFANPLHPYTKALFSAIPVPDPEAKINRIVLEGSIPSPANPPSGCKFHTRCKECMEICKTQEPATIDMGNGHMVKCHLYH from the coding sequence ATGAATGAACCTCTGAAGCATAAGGAAGAAAATATATTAGAAGTATCCCATTTGAAAAAGTATTTTCCCATTAAGGATGGTGTTTTTTCCCGGGAAGTAGGACAAGTCAAAGCCGTGGATGATGTCTCTTTTTCCATTAAAAGAGGAACGACCATGGGACTCGTTGGTGAGTCCGGGTGTGGGAAGTCGACGACAGGGCGAACTATTTTGCGACTGATCGACAAGACAGATGGACAGGTTCTGTTTAACGGCAAGGATGTAAATGCATTAAACAAGAGAGAACTGCGTTCCCTCCGCCCTAAAATGCAAATCATTTTCCAGGATCCTTATTCCAGCCTATCCCCCAGACTTCCGGTCGGTGAGATTATCGGGGAGGCTGTAAGAGAGCACAATCTTGTGCCGAAGAATGAATTAGATGATCATGTAACGAGGATTATGGCAGCCTGTGGTCTGCAGACTTATCATAAGGACCGTTACCCTCATGAATTTTCAGGAGGTCAGCGCCAGAGAATTTGTATAGCTAGAGCATTGGCATTGAATCCTGAATTCATCGTTTGTGATGAGCCGGTATCCGCTTTGGACGTATCTATCCAGGCGCAGATCATTAACTTGTTGAAGGATCTGCAAGAAGAGTTCGGGTTAACTTATTTATTTATTTCCCATGATTTATCGGTAGTTGAGCATATTTCTGATACGGTAGGAGTTATGTATCTGGGAAGTATTGTGGAGACAGGATCTACAGAGGATATCTTCGCGAATCCTCTCCATCCTTATACGAAGGCATTGTTCAGTGCAATTCCTGTTCCTGATCCGGAAGCGAAGATAAACCGTATTGTTCTTGAGGGAAGTATTCCTTCCCCGGCTAATCCGCCCTCCGGCTGTAAGTTCCACACAAGATGTAAGGAATGTATGGAAATTTGCAAGACGCAAGAACCGGCAACAATCGATATGGGGAACGGCCATATGGTAAAATGTCACCTCTATCACTAA
- a CDS encoding ABC transporter ATP-binding protein, whose product MNFFKKERTKDANYISAKESRAISKENKRITDEIEKKRKRKHIPEEEYVTQMKNPENVVEFDDVHTYFFTDIGTVKSVDGVSFEVPQGKTVGIVGESGCGKSVTSLSLMQLVQRPQGQTVKGEIRFNTGERAINVVNAPMETMQKLRGNYMSMIFQEPMTTLNPVFRIGNQVDEVTALHNSQMSKEEVKARTIEMLELVGIANSEGVYNMYPHELSGGMRQRVCIAMGLACNPRLIIADEPTTALDVTIQAQILDLLRGLKDKINSSIMLITHDLGVIAEMADYVVVMYAGRVVEKGTVQEIFKNPKHPYTIGLMASKPVVGKEIDRLYSIPGKVPNPVNMPDYCYFRDRCEKCIEKCQGKYPEQLTVSPTHSVNCYLYEEEAKVYQAEAGKNANKTKEVK is encoded by the coding sequence ATGAACTTTTTTAAAAAAGAGCGTACAAAAGATGCAAACTATATCTCTGCCAAAGAATCCCGAGCAATATCGAAGGAAAATAAAAGAATCACAGATGAGATAGAGAAGAAACGCAAGAGAAAACATATTCCGGAAGAGGAATATGTGACCCAAATGAAAAATCCTGAAAATGTTGTGGAATTTGATGATGTTCACACATATTTTTTCACCGATATCGGAACGGTAAAGTCTGTGGATGGGGTGTCTTTCGAGGTTCCCCAAGGTAAGACGGTAGGTATAGTAGGGGAATCCGGCTGTGGTAAGTCGGTAACCAGCCTTTCTCTGATGCAGTTAGTACAGCGTCCGCAAGGACAGACTGTTAAGGGAGAGATTCGTTTTAACACGGGAGAGCGGGCGATCAATGTAGTCAATGCTCCTATGGAGACGATGCAGAAGTTGCGTGGCAATTATATGTCCATGATTTTTCAGGAACCGATGACAACTTTGAACCCGGTATTCCGTATTGGTAATCAGGTGGATGAAGTAACTGCCTTGCATAACTCACAGATGAGTAAGGAAGAAGTAAAAGCACGTACGATAGAGATGCTGGAGCTGGTGGGAATTGCCAACAGTGAAGGTGTATATAATATGTATCCTCATGAGCTTTCCGGCGGTATGCGTCAGAGAGTATGTATTGCCATGGGGCTTGCATGTAACCCGAGACTTATTATTGCAGATGAACCGACGACGGCGTTGGATGTTACGATACAAGCACAGATTCTCGATTTGCTGCGCGGATTGAAAGATAAAATCAACTCCAGTATTATGTTGATCACGCATGATCTCGGCGTTATTGCTGAGATGGCAGATTATGTAGTCGTTATGTATGCAGGACGCGTAGTGGAAAAGGGAACGGTGCAGGAGATATTCAAGAATCCTAAGCATCCTTACACGATAGGTCTGATGGCATCGAAGCCGGTAGTGGGCAAGGAAATCGACCGCCTTTATAGTATTCCGGGCAAAGTACCGAATCCGGTCAATATGCCCGATTACTGCTATTTCAGAGACCGTTGCGAGAAATGTATAGAAAAGTGCCAGGGAAAATATCCTGAACAGCTCACGGTAAGTCCTACGCATTCGGTAAATTGTTACCTTTATGAAGAGGAAGCGAAGGTTTATCAAGCAGAGGCAGGTAAAAATGCTAACAAGACGAAGGAGGTAAAATAA